A stretch of the Thiomicrorhabdus indica genome encodes the following:
- the gyrA gene encoding DNA gyrase subunit A, with translation MSEFAKEIVPIALEDEMEQSYLSYAMSVIVGRALPDVRDGLKPVHRRVLYAMNELRNDFNKPYKKSARIVGDVIGKYHPHGDIAVYDTIVRMAQPFSLRYMLVDGQGNFGSVDGDSPAAMRYTEIRMSKIAHQLLADLDKETVNFHENYDGSETEPTVLPTRIPNLLVNGSSGIAVGMATNIPPHNLNETINACLAFIDNPQIDITGLMEHLHGPDFPTHGIINGTAGIRQAYETGRGRVQMRARTEIETDKNGKNKIVVKEIPYQVNKAKLIERIAELVKEKKIEGITALRDESDKDGMRIVIELRKEEVPEVIINNLYKQTSMQTVFGVNMVALIDGQPKLLNLKQVIEAFVKHRREVVTRRTIYELRKAREKAHVLEGLAVALTNIDEMIELIKASPSPAVAKERMLERDWPIGSVVDLLDRVEMDDVRPEDLPAGFGADGAIYKLSPVQAQAILEMRLHRLTGLEQDKILEEYRGLIARIAEFLEILRNPDRLTEVVKEELLEVVENFGDKRRTEIDHAYQDLDAEDLIAEEDRIVTLSRDGYIKTQPLSDYRAQRRGGRGKSATAMKEEDEIGQLFVASTHDMLLCFSNRGKMYWQKTWQLPLASRGSRGKPIVNILPVEEGEYITSVLPVNEFDERVVFMATRNSVVKRVALKDFSRPRANGIIAVDLLEDDELVGTALTDGEQEIMLFSDIGKAIRFKESDVRVMGRTARGVRGMKLPAGAKVISMQVAKPEQLILTATENGYGKCTPVDDYSTINRGGQGVISIKTTDRNGSVVSAVSVSTDQEMVLITNKGTLVRTRVSEVSVVGRNTQGVKLINVGKGEQVVGLAVVDVEVEVDDELEEEIVANDSSNTDQATEE, from the coding sequence AAAAAATCTGCCCGTATTGTCGGGGATGTCATCGGTAAATATCACCCGCATGGTGACATCGCTGTCTATGACACGATTGTTCGTATGGCCCAGCCGTTTTCATTGCGTTATATGCTCGTCGATGGTCAAGGAAACTTTGGTTCAGTTGATGGTGACTCTCCTGCAGCCATGCGTTATACCGAAATCCGCATGTCGAAAATTGCCCACCAACTGTTAGCAGATTTGGATAAAGAAACCGTCAATTTTCACGAAAACTACGATGGCTCTGAAACCGAGCCAACAGTATTACCAACACGTATCCCAAATTTATTGGTGAATGGATCCTCCGGGATTGCAGTCGGGATGGCGACCAATATCCCACCTCATAACTTGAATGAAACCATTAATGCGTGTTTGGCGTTTATTGATAATCCGCAAATTGATATTACAGGATTGATGGAACACCTTCATGGTCCAGATTTCCCGACGCACGGTATTATCAATGGAACTGCAGGGATTCGCCAAGCTTATGAAACCGGTCGTGGTCGAGTGCAAATGCGCGCTCGTACAGAAATCGAGACCGATAAGAACGGCAAAAACAAAATCGTTGTCAAAGAAATTCCTTATCAGGTTAATAAAGCCAAATTAATTGAGCGTATTGCCGAACTGGTGAAAGAGAAAAAGATTGAAGGTATTACTGCTCTGCGCGATGAGTCAGACAAGGATGGTATGCGCATTGTGATTGAACTTCGTAAAGAAGAAGTTCCTGAAGTCATTATTAATAATCTTTACAAGCAAACATCAATGCAGACGGTGTTTGGTGTCAATATGGTCGCGCTGATTGATGGCCAGCCAAAACTTCTCAACCTGAAGCAAGTCATCGAAGCCTTTGTGAAACACCGCAGAGAAGTGGTGACCCGCCGTACGATTTACGAGCTTCGTAAGGCTCGTGAAAAAGCTCACGTTTTGGAAGGTTTAGCAGTTGCCTTGACCAATATTGATGAGATGATCGAGTTGATTAAAGCGTCACCAAGCCCAGCAGTTGCGAAAGAGCGCATGCTGGAACGTGATTGGCCAATTGGTTCTGTTGTCGATTTATTAGATCGTGTCGAAATGGATGATGTTCGTCCAGAAGATTTACCGGCCGGTTTTGGTGCGGATGGCGCAATCTATAAACTGTCACCTGTTCAGGCGCAAGCCATTCTGGAAATGCGTTTACATCGTCTAACAGGGCTTGAGCAAGACAAAATCTTGGAAGAATATCGAGGTTTGATTGCAAGAATTGCTGAATTCCTTGAAATCCTACGTAACCCGGACCGTTTGACTGAAGTGGTGAAAGAGGAGTTACTAGAGGTTGTAGAGAACTTTGGTGACAAGCGTCGTACAGAAATCGATCACGCTTACCAAGATTTGGATGCCGAAGATTTAATCGCCGAAGAAGACCGAATTGTCACACTTTCGCGTGATGGTTATATCAAAACTCAGCCTTTAAGTGATTATCGTGCACAGCGCCGTGGTGGTCGAGGCAAATCCGCAACAGCGATGAAAGAAGAAGACGAGATTGGTCAACTATTTGTCGCCAGTACACATGATATGCTGTTGTGTTTCTCGAACCGTGGCAAGATGTACTGGCAAAAAACTTGGCAGCTTCCTTTAGCCAGTCGCGGTAGTCGTGGTAAACCAATTGTCAATATCTTACCTGTTGAAGAAGGGGAGTACATTACATCAGTGCTACCTGTGAATGAATTTGATGAGCGTGTTGTCTTTATGGCGACACGTAATTCTGTCGTGAAACGGGTCGCCCTTAAAGACTTCTCTCGTCCTCGTGCCAATGGCATTATTGCGGTGGATCTCTTGGAAGACGATGAATTGGTTGGTACGGCTTTAACCGATGGAGAGCAAGAAATTATGCTCTTTAGCGATATCGGAAAAGCGATACGTTTTAAAGAATCCGATGTCCGTGTGATGGGGCGCACTGCACGTGGTGTTCGCGGTATGAAGTTACCGGCCGGCGCTAAGGTAATCAGCATGCAGGTTGCCAAACCGGAGCAACTTATTTTGACGGCAACCGAAAACGGTTACGGGAAATGTACACCAGTAGACGATTACTCAACCATCAACCGTGGTGGTCAGGGTGTGATTTCCATCAAAACCACTGATCGTAATGGTTCAGTGGTCAGTGCAGTTTCAGTCAGTACTGATCAAGAGATGGTATTGATTACCAATAAAGGGACTTTGGTACGTACCCGTGTCTCGGAAGTCTCTGTAGTTGGCCGTAATACCCAAGGCGTTAAACTGATTAATGTCGGTAAAGGTGAGCAGGTCGTAGGTCTTGCGGTGGTTGATGTTGAGGTTGAGGTCGACGATGAGTTGGAAGAGGAGATTGTTGCAAATGATTCTTCAAATACTGACCAAGCAACAGAAGAATAA
- the serC gene encoding 3-phosphoserine/phosphohydroxythreonine transaminase translates to MRSFNFSAGPAMLPEAVMKRAQDEFLDWNNTTMSVMEMSHRSAEYLSVAHQMEADLRDVMNIPENYKVLFLHGGASLQFAGIPMNLTQAGDTVDYFDTGVWSAKAIKEAKRYVNVNIVAGGGQNPTEIPDSSEWKFSEDAKYIHICSNETITGVEFKEAQLEQVFAQGKPVIADMSSNILCREIDVSKYGMIYAGAQKNIGPAGLAIVIVREDLIGHARSDCPNLMNWKTYADNESMFNTPNTWAWYLAGLVFDWIKTSGGVKAIAEINQRKAQKLYDYIDNSGYYSNSIKVEQRSWMNVTFNLPNEDLNADFLAQTKAVGLLSLKGHKAFGGMRASIYNAMPEAGVDALIDFMQKFAQSNPV, encoded by the coding sequence ATGCGTTCATTTAATTTTAGTGCAGGTCCGGCGATGTTGCCGGAAGCGGTCATGAAAAGAGCACAAGACGAATTTCTTGATTGGAATAACACGACCATGTCAGTGATGGAAATGAGTCACCGTAGTGCAGAGTACCTATCGGTTGCACATCAAATGGAAGCTGACTTACGCGACGTTATGAATATTCCTGAGAACTACAAAGTTCTCTTCTTACATGGTGGTGCATCGCTTCAGTTTGCAGGGATTCCAATGAACCTTACACAAGCTGGCGATACGGTAGATTATTTTGATACCGGTGTATGGTCTGCGAAAGCAATCAAAGAAGCCAAGCGTTATGTCAATGTCAATATTGTCGCCGGTGGTGGTCAAAACCCTACCGAAATTCCCGACAGTTCTGAATGGAAGTTTTCAGAAGACGCCAAATATATACACATTTGTTCAAATGAAACCATTACGGGCGTTGAGTTTAAAGAAGCGCAACTAGAGCAAGTGTTTGCACAAGGCAAACCTGTGATTGCCGATATGTCATCAAACATATTATGTCGTGAAATTGATGTCTCGAAATACGGCATGATTTACGCTGGTGCTCAGAAAAATATCGGTCCAGCCGGTTTGGCGATTGTGATTGTCCGAGAAGATCTGATTGGCCACGCACGATCTGATTGTCCAAATTTAATGAACTGGAAGACTTATGCAGATAACGAATCAATGTTCAACACTCCAAATACTTGGGCATGGTATTTAGCGGGTCTTGTGTTTGATTGGATTAAAACTTCTGGCGGGGTTAAGGCCATTGCTGAAATCAATCAGCGTAAAGCGCAAAAATTGTATGACTACATAGACAATTCAGGCTATTACAGTAACTCAATAAAAGTTGAACAGCGCTCATGGATGAATGTTACCTTTAATTTGCCAAACGAAGATTTGAATGCGGATTTTCTGGCACAAACTAAAGCGGTAGGGCTTTTGAGTTTGAAAGGACACAAAGCCTTTGGTGGAATGCGTGCCAGCATCTATAATGCGATGCCTGAAGCGGGCGTGGACGCACTGATTGACTTTATGCAAAAATTTGCACAATCTAATCCTGTGTAA
- the pheA gene encoding prephenate dehydratase: protein MSETVSVPNPEEAQQLLEIRNQIDSIDRQIQELLGKRAQCAQKVADIKTQGGTVEAVFYRPEREAQVLRAVKERNQSLLPDETMAKLFREIMSACLALEQPVTVAYLGPEGSYTHASVIKQFGSYAHPHAVSTIEEVFESVERGETQYGIVPLENSTEGAVKQTQNKLIETSLTVSGEVELAIDHCLLSKAISTDQVKIVRAHPQALGQCENWLRNNLPWAQLEEVDSNAAAAVMAQNDSTVAAIASEQAARIYDLTVLESHISDQKGNSTKFWLLGKEKVEPSGDDKTALLVSIKNESGALLNLLESFYSRAINMTRIVSRPSNNKQWDYMFFIDVQGHQDEEPLKTALAEAKKLCDFYKVLGSFPVSPL, encoded by the coding sequence ATGAGCGAAACAGTTTCAGTACCTAATCCAGAAGAAGCGCAGCAGCTTTTAGAAATCCGTAATCAGATTGATAGCATTGATCGCCAAATTCAAGAACTTTTGGGTAAGCGAGCTCAGTGTGCGCAAAAGGTTGCGGATATTAAAACGCAAGGTGGTACGGTGGAGGCTGTGTTTTACCGTCCAGAACGCGAGGCGCAAGTTTTACGTGCGGTAAAAGAACGTAATCAAAGCTTACTGCCGGATGAAACAATGGCCAAGCTTTTTCGTGAGATTATGTCGGCATGTTTAGCACTTGAACAACCGGTTACAGTTGCGTATTTAGGTCCAGAAGGTAGTTATACCCATGCAAGTGTCATAAAACAATTTGGTTCCTATGCTCACCCTCATGCCGTTTCAACTATTGAAGAAGTGTTCGAATCAGTCGAAAGAGGTGAGACGCAATACGGAATAGTACCGCTAGAAAATTCGACTGAAGGTGCAGTTAAGCAAACACAAAACAAACTAATTGAAACCTCTCTCACCGTTTCTGGTGAAGTTGAGTTGGCGATAGATCACTGTCTGTTGTCAAAAGCGATCTCTACGGATCAAGTAAAAATAGTGCGAGCCCATCCTCAGGCGTTAGGGCAATGTGAAAACTGGTTAAGAAATAATTTGCCATGGGCACAATTGGAAGAAGTTGATTCTAATGCAGCAGCAGCGGTAATGGCACAAAATGATTCGACTGTTGCTGCAATCGCTTCAGAACAGGCTGCACGAATTTATGATTTGACGGTTTTGGAATCCCATATTTCAGATCAAAAAGGCAATAGCACTAAATTTTGGCTTTTAGGCAAAGAAAAGGTTGAGCCTAGCGGTGATGATAAGACAGCATTATTGGTATCAATTAAAAATGAATCGGGTGCTTTGTTGAATCTTTTGGAATCCTTTTATTCTAGAGCGATTAATATGACTCGGATCGTTTCACGTCCATCCAATAATAAACAGTGGGATTATATGTTTTTTATTGATGTTCAAGGACATCAGGACGAAGAGCCCTTAAAAACTGCTTTAGCTGAAGCAAAAAAACTATGTGACTTTTATAAAGTGCTCGGCTCTTTTCCCGTTTCTCCACTGTAA
- the hisC gene encoding histidinol-phosphate transaminase, with protein sequence MTINFKSLCNEYVQGVNPYIPGKPISELQRELGLTRISKLASNENPLGCSPIAVEAMQKAALDIARYPDGNSYQLRDALAEFWKVRSNQILLGNGSNEVLELIARTFAGSGDEIIFSQYAFAVYEISTQLVGATPIKVPAKGFAHDLEAMASAITDNTKIIYIANPNNPTGTVFDQSVWNEFIVKVPKNVLVVVDEAYIEYAQAKMVNDYPDVMQDLESYPNILITRTFSKAYGLAGLRIGALIAQSEVIDLIQRVREPFNVNAMAQAGALAALQDQAFIKQSIVLNNQGMQQIEDFLNEKGINFIESYGNFITARFKNASQLNQELLKEGVIVRPQAGYGMTDYLRISIGSETENQHFIEALTKLA encoded by the coding sequence ATGACCATCAATTTCAAATCTCTATGTAATGAGTATGTGCAAGGTGTCAATCCTTACATTCCAGGTAAACCTATTAGTGAGTTGCAGCGAGAACTTGGCTTAACACGTATTTCAAAACTAGCCTCAAACGAAAATCCTTTGGGTTGTTCGCCAATTGCGGTCGAGGCAATGCAAAAGGCAGCTTTAGATATTGCACGATATCCCGATGGTAACAGTTATCAATTGCGCGATGCATTGGCTGAGTTTTGGAAAGTTCGTTCAAATCAGATTTTGCTAGGGAATGGTTCCAACGAAGTCTTGGAGCTCATTGCGCGAACTTTTGCAGGATCGGGTGATGAAATTATCTTTTCGCAATATGCCTTTGCCGTGTATGAGATTTCCACACAACTGGTGGGTGCGACGCCGATTAAAGTCCCCGCCAAAGGCTTTGCTCACGACTTAGAGGCGATGGCATCCGCAATTACTGACAACACCAAGATTATCTATATTGCGAATCCAAATAACCCAACCGGAACAGTGTTTGATCAATCCGTCTGGAATGAGTTTATTGTCAAAGTGCCTAAAAATGTCTTGGTCGTGGTGGATGAAGCTTATATTGAATACGCCCAAGCGAAAATGGTCAATGACTATCCTGATGTCATGCAAGATTTGGAATCCTATCCGAATATATTGATAACTCGTACATTTTCTAAGGCATATGGCTTAGCCGGATTGAGAATTGGTGCGTTAATCGCTCAATCAGAAGTGATTGACCTGATTCAGCGTGTGCGAGAACCTTTTAATGTGAATGCAATGGCCCAAGCAGGGGCTCTGGCTGCTTTGCAAGATCAAGCATTTATTAAGCAATCCATTGTCTTGAACAATCAAGGAATGCAGCAAATTGAAGATTTCCTGAATGAAAAAGGCATTAACTTTATTGAATCCTATGGAAATTTCATTACCGCAAGGTTTAAAAATGCATCACAGTTAAACCAAGAGTTACTGAAAGAAGGGGTAATTGTCCGACCACAAGCCGGTTACGGCATGACGGACTATTTGCGTATCTCGATTGGTTCTGAAACGGAAAATCAGCACTTTATTGAAGCTTTAACTAAGCTTGCATAG
- a CDS encoding prephenate dehydrogenase has protein sequence MIKKTLQDVEKIECPKLNKITIIGVGLIGGSFAKGIKQLGLAKEVHGFGHNEINLQTAIELNVLDSYSIDIKTAVQDCDLLMLAVPLGAMSSIFKEVAKYLPAGAIITDAGSAKQSVIDAAQTAFGELPEGFVPGHPIAGKEKSGVSASDESLYIDHRVILTPTDRSSSQSIEVVEKIWKSLGANVEKMSASFHDEVFAATSHLPHLLAFALVEMLHEHPELGNVFKYTAGGFRDFTRIASSDATMWRDISVTNHKAIAKWLTEYRDYLSDMIPLVENQNADALYELFETAKHARDQHIVNR, from the coding sequence ATGATAAAAAAAACCTTACAAGATGTAGAGAAAATTGAGTGTCCTAAACTCAATAAAATTACCATTATTGGCGTTGGATTGATTGGTGGCTCTTTTGCGAAAGGCATCAAACAACTTGGACTTGCTAAAGAAGTCCATGGATTTGGTCATAATGAAATCAACTTGCAAACAGCCATAGAATTAAATGTACTTGACTCTTATAGCATAGATATTAAAACTGCCGTTCAAGATTGTGATTTACTCATGCTCGCTGTGCCTTTAGGAGCAATGTCATCGATTTTTAAGGAGGTGGCAAAATATCTACCGGCCGGTGCTATTATCACTGATGCAGGTTCTGCAAAACAGAGTGTAATTGATGCTGCTCAAACGGCCTTTGGTGAACTTCCTGAAGGTTTCGTTCCGGGACACCCCATTGCCGGAAAAGAAAAAAGCGGTGTAAGTGCATCGGATGAAAGTTTATATATAGACCATAGAGTAATCCTAACGCCGACAGATAGGAGTTCCTCGCAATCTATTGAAGTTGTTGAGAAAATTTGGAAATCATTAGGTGCAAATGTTGAAAAAATGTCGGCCAGTTTTCATGATGAAGTGTTTGCAGCAACTTCACATCTTCCTCATCTATTGGCGTTTGCGTTAGTTGAGATGTTGCATGAACATCCAGAACTTGGCAATGTGTTTAAATATACCGCTGGTGGTTTTCGTGACTTTACACGAATTGCTTCCAGTGATGCGACCATGTGGCGAGACATTTCAGTGACCAATCATAAAGCGATTGCCAAATGGTTGACTGAATACCGTGATTATTTAAGCGATATGATTCCGCTGGTCGAAAATCAAAATGCTGATGCCTTATATGAACTGTTCGAAACGGCAAAGCACGCTCGCGATCAACATATCGTGAATAGATAA
- the aroA gene encoding 3-phosphoshikimate 1-carboxyvinyltransferase: protein MSNIQFHVQPGGKIQGRVRVPGDKSISHRSIMLGSIAEGTTTVTGFLEGADALATLNAFREMGVEIEGPIDGKVIVHGVGLKGLKKPSKPLDMGNSGTSTRLLAGIIAGQDFDVTLVGDASLSKRPMKRVVNPLTEMGAQIETQEGGTLPMLIKGNGEPLKAIDYTLPMASAQVKSCVLLAGLYADGKTCALEPAPTRDHTERMLNGFGYEVKSKKIDAQQTKACLQGGGKLTGMHIDVPSDISSAAFFMVAAAISEGSDLVIEHVGMNPTRTGIIDILKLMGADLTLENFHEVGGEPVADVHIKYAPLKGIEIPEELVALAIDEFPVLFVAASVADGKTVLTGAEELRVKESDRIQVMADALQAVGIDAQPTPDGMIITGGVQSKQTAEIQSHHDHRISMAMTVAGLRGADTIVIDDCANVNTSFPIFLDLINKVGMNVKAVKA, encoded by the coding sequence ATGTCTAATATTCAATTCCATGTCCAGCCGGGTGGCAAAATTCAAGGCCGTGTGCGTGTTCCGGGTGATAAGTCAATTTCACACCGCAGTATTATGTTGGGTTCTATTGCTGAAGGTACCACTACGGTCACTGGTTTTCTTGAAGGAGCTGATGCCTTGGCAACTTTGAATGCATTCCGAGAGATGGGGGTTGAAATTGAAGGGCCGATCGATGGTAAAGTCATTGTTCATGGGGTGGGTCTTAAGGGGCTTAAAAAGCCTAGTAAACCACTGGATATGGGGAATTCAGGTACCTCAACACGTCTGCTAGCAGGGATTATTGCAGGGCAAGACTTTGATGTAACACTTGTCGGTGATGCTTCGCTCTCGAAACGACCAATGAAACGCGTAGTCAACCCATTAACTGAGATGGGGGCACAAATTGAAACGCAAGAGGGCGGAACTCTTCCGATGTTGATTAAAGGTAATGGTGAGCCTTTAAAAGCGATTGACTACACACTACCAATGGCGAGTGCTCAAGTTAAATCTTGCGTATTGTTGGCAGGACTTTACGCCGATGGAAAAACATGTGCGCTAGAACCTGCACCAACTCGAGACCATACTGAACGTATGTTGAATGGTTTTGGTTATGAAGTGAAATCCAAAAAAATCGATGCTCAGCAAACAAAAGCTTGCTTGCAAGGTGGCGGAAAATTAACCGGAATGCATATTGATGTACCATCCGATATTTCGTCAGCCGCTTTCTTTATGGTTGCAGCGGCGATTTCAGAAGGTTCAGATCTTGTTATTGAACATGTTGGCATGAACCCAACGCGTACCGGCATTATCGATATTCTAAAACTGATGGGAGCGGACTTAACGCTAGAGAACTTCCATGAAGTCGGTGGAGAGCCCGTTGCAGATGTGCATATAAAATATGCCCCATTAAAAGGAATTGAAATCCCTGAAGAATTAGTGGCACTTGCGATTGATGAATTCCCTGTATTATTTGTGGCAGCGTCTGTGGCAGATGGTAAGACGGTTCTTACCGGTGCGGAAGAATTACGTGTAAAAGAGTCTGATCGTATTCAAGTTATGGCAGATGCTTTACAAGCGGTAGGTATTGATGCCCAACCGACACCTGATGGCATGATTATTACCGGCGGTGTGCAATCTAAACAAACCGCTGAAATCCAGAGCCATCATGACCACCGAATCTCTATGGCGATGACTGTAGCAGGGCTTCGTGGCGCTGATACCATTGTGATTGATGATTGTGCCAATGTGAATACATCCTTCCCGATTTTTTTGGATTTAATTAATAAAGTCGGTATGAATGTCAAAGCGGTTAAGGCCTAA
- the cmk gene encoding (d)CMP kinase, protein MTAPIITIDGPSGVGKGTLAQWLACKTGFHFLDSGAIYRSLAYGVMQKNLSIDNLEPIIELAKMLPVEFKATSILYNGQDITSKVRTEEVAAIASQVAPVPEVRVALLQRQKDFAQLPGLVADGRDMGTVVFPEAPVKLYLTASAEIRAERRVKQLKNQGNDANIAQIIQDIKERDERDSNRKTAPLKPADDAFLIDTSNLDIDEVCQKAESILWDKGILK, encoded by the coding sequence ATGACAGCACCAATTATTACCATTGATGGACCAAGTGGTGTCGGTAAAGGCACACTTGCACAGTGGCTTGCGTGTAAAACCGGTTTTCACTTTTTAGACAGTGGGGCGATTTATCGATCCCTTGCTTATGGTGTTATGCAGAAAAACCTATCAATAGATAATTTAGAGCCGATTATTGAGCTTGCCAAAATGCTCCCCGTCGAATTTAAAGCCACATCGATTTTGTATAATGGTCAAGACATTACCTCAAAAGTGCGTACAGAAGAGGTTGCTGCAATTGCTTCACAAGTCGCTCCGGTTCCCGAAGTTCGAGTGGCATTGTTGCAACGTCAAAAAGATTTTGCCCAGCTGCCAGGCTTAGTCGCGGATGGTCGCGATATGGGAACAGTGGTGTTTCCAGAAGCTCCGGTCAAACTCTATTTAACCGCTTCCGCAGAAATTCGAGCTGAACGACGTGTTAAACAGTTGAAAAACCAAGGAAATGATGCTAACATCGCGCAAATTATTCAGGACATCAAGGAACGTGACGAGCGAGACTCGAATCGTAAAACGGCTCCATTGAAGCCTGCCGACGATGCATTCCTGATTGATACTTCTAATCTCGATATTGATGAAGTTTGTCAAAAAGCGGAATCAATACTTTGGGATAAAGGTATTTTGAAATAG
- the rpsA gene encoding 30S ribosomal protein S1, which yields MSELSFAELFEESLKSEKFNAGSLIIGTVVGIDKEAVLVDAGMKSESAIPKNQFIDAEGNLEVAVGDEVEVYLETLEDGMGETRLSREKAKRAKTWDRLETAMEEEEVVKGFVTGKVKGGLTVDVEGVRGFLPGSLVDIRPIRDFGFLEGKEVELKLVKLDRKRNNVVVSRRAVIEQESSAEREAILASMEEGSVLKGIVKNLTDYGAFIDLGGVDGLLHITDMAWRRVNHPSEIVQVGDDIEVKVLKFDKERNRVSLGLKQLEEDPWADMVSRYPMGAEVAGKVANITDYGAFIEIEDGIEGLVHTSELDWTNRNIHPSKVVHLGQEVRVKILDVDQERRRISLSIKQCTVNPWEGFSATHAKGDKISGSIKSITDFGIFIGLDGGIDGLVHLTDISWNQPGEEAIRDFKKGDELETIILSIDPDRERISLGLKQLEQDPFGQFMAANGKGSIVTGTVKSVDERGAVIDLAPEVEGYLRVQELVEDTRDASSVLKEGQDVTAKIVNVDRKNRSVSLSVKAKEAHDEQEAIKGYNEQQPVTGNTLGDLLKDKM from the coding sequence ATGAGTGAATTATCTTTCGCTGAATTATTTGAAGAATCACTAAAGAGTGAAAAATTTAATGCAGGTTCTCTAATCATCGGTACCGTTGTTGGTATCGATAAGGAAGCTGTACTTGTCGACGCTGGTATGAAATCAGAGTCTGCAATTCCAAAAAACCAATTCATCGATGCTGAAGGCAATCTAGAAGTTGCTGTAGGTGACGAAGTAGAAGTTTATTTGGAAACTTTAGAAGATGGTATGGGTGAAACTCGTCTTTCTCGTGAGAAAGCAAAACGTGCGAAAACCTGGGATCGTCTTGAAACGGCTATGGAAGAAGAAGAAGTCGTTAAAGGTTTCGTTACTGGTAAGGTTAAAGGTGGTCTTACTGTTGACGTTGAAGGTGTACGTGGTTTCCTACCTGGTTCTCTTGTGGATATCCGTCCTATCCGTGACTTCGGCTTCTTGGAAGGTAAAGAAGTTGAGCTAAAGCTTGTTAAGTTAGATCGTAAGCGTAACAACGTGGTTGTTTCTCGTCGTGCAGTCATTGAACAAGAATCTTCTGCAGAGCGCGAAGCGATTCTTGCGAGCATGGAAGAAGGTTCAGTACTTAAAGGTATCGTTAAGAACCTTACTGACTATGGTGCGTTTATCGATCTTGGTGGTGTTGATGGTCTTCTTCACATCACTGATATGGCATGGCGTCGTGTTAACCACCCATCTGAAATCGTTCAAGTTGGTGATGATATCGAAGTTAAGGTTCTTAAGTTCGACAAAGAGCGTAACCGTGTATCTCTTGGTCTTAAGCAGCTTGAAGAAGATCCTTGGGCAGATATGGTGTCTCGTTACCCTATGGGTGCAGAAGTTGCTGGTAAAGTGGCTAACATCACTGATTACGGTGCTTTCATTGAAATCGAAGATGGCATTGAAGGTCTTGTTCACACTTCTGAATTGGATTGGACAAACCGTAACATCCACCCATCTAAAGTGGTTCACCTAGGTCAAGAAGTTCGCGTCAAGATTCTAGATGTTGATCAAGAACGTCGTCGTATTTCTCTATCGATTAAACAGTGTACTGTTAATCCTTGGGAAGGCTTCTCAGCGACTCACGCTAAGGGTGACAAAATCTCTGGTTCTATCAAGTCAATCACTGATTTCGGTATCTTTATCGGTCTAGATGGTGGTATCGATGGTCTTGTTCATTTGACAGATATCTCTTGGAACCAGCCAGGTGAAGAAGCCATTCGTGACTTCAAGAAAGGTGATGAGCTAGAAACGATCATCTTGTCTATCGACCCAGATCGTGAGCGTATCTCTCTAGGTCTTAAGCAGCTAGAACAAGATCCATTCGGTCAGTTCATGGCAGCGAACGGTAAAGGTTCTATCGTAACTGGTACTGTTAAGTCTGTTGACGAGCGTGGTGCAGTGATTGATTTAGCTCCTGAAGTTGAAGGTTACCTTCGCGTTCAAGAACTTGTAGAAGATACTCGTGATGCTTCTTCAGTTCTTAAAGAAGGTCAGGACGTTACGGCTAAGATCGTTAATGTAGATCGTAAAAACCGTTCAGTTTCTTTGTCTGTTAAAGCGAAAGAAGCTCATGACGAGCAAGAAGCGATCAAAGGTTACAATGAGCAACAACCTGTTACAGGTAACACTCTTGGTGATCTACTTAAAGACAAAATGTAA
- a CDS encoding integration host factor subunit beta: MTKSELIELIARRQTQFSQKDVEIAVNQIVDSMINTLSQGDRIEIRGFGSFSLHHRKARVGRNPKTGETVKLNDKRVPHFKPGKALREAVDQSKDYTDIIA, translated from the coding sequence ATGACCAAGTCAGAACTAATTGAACTCATTGCACGTCGTCAGACACAATTTTCACAAAAAGATGTGGAAATTGCAGTGAATCAAATTGTCGATTCTATGATAAATACCTTATCGCAAGGCGATCGAATTGAAATTCGTGGTTTTGGGAGTTTTAGTCTTCATCATAGAAAAGCGCGTGTTGGACGTAATCCAAAAACAGGTGAAACTGTTAAGTTGAATGATAAACGTGTTCCGCACTTTAAGCCTGGAAAGGCTTTACGCGAGGCAGTTGATCAATCTAAAGATTACACTGACATTATCGCTTAA